GAGTCGCGCGCCGCAGTGCAAGACGACGGCCCCGGTGGCCGTGAACGTGTACGTCGGGACGATCACCTCGTCCCCTTCCGCCACACCGAGCGCGTCGAGCGCCAGGTGGAGAGCCGCGGTACACGAGGAGACCGCCACGGCGTGCGCGGCGCCGAGCTTTTCGGCGAACGCACTCTCGAACTCCCTGGTCTTCGGACCCATCGTGATCCAGCCCGTGCGCAGCGTCTCGACCACGGCCGCGACCTCCTCGTCGCCGAGCGACGGCCGGTGGAACGGGATTTCTTTGCGCGCCCGGGACCCGAGTTCGACCGAGCCCGTGACCATCAATCCCTACCCTCCTCCGCCCCGGAGCCGACACCGCCGGAGCGCCTCCGCCCCGACCACGGCGCCACGTTCCGGGTGCCCGGTCGCGGCCTCTTCATACGGTCCCTCCTTCCTCCGCGAAGGCGAGCAGCCCGACCGCCTTGCGCCAAAAGGCGCTCGGCCCTCGCGACTCGCTCCCCCGTCGCGCCACCGCCCTGGCCAAGCGGCGAAAAGAGGAGCGGCGGAGAAGCAAAGAAACGGCCGGATGGAACACGACCGCTTGGCGGATCGGCCGTGGCCGGAACCCCATGGAAAACTTGAACTCGTCGAGCGGCCCGACGGGCTCGAGCGACTCGATTCCGAACGTGACTTCGCGGAGCCCCCTTTCGTGGAGCATCTCGTGCAGGGTCCGGTAAACCAGGGCGTTGTTCGGGTAAGCACCCAGGGCGTCCGTGCGAGAGCGCGCCACGGAGAACTCGGCCGAATCTTCGAACACGAGACAAACGAGGAACGCGGCGAGCTCGTTCCCTACCCACGCGCCTCGGACCTCCACGTCGGGCGTTCTCGCCACGGCATCCCAGAAGAGGTCCCACCGAACCCGGCCCCAGTCTCCCTGCCGGCCTTGCCGCACGACGGTATCCCGGTGAGCCTCGTAGCCGTGACGGCGCGCTTCTTCCGCCGAGAGCGGGGCGATCTCGCACCGTCGCAAGCCTCGTCGGACCTTGCTCCGCGTGTTGGCGCTCAGCTTCTCGAGCGAGTAGTCCCTGTCGTCGCACACGATCTGGTAGCTCGCTCTCCCCTTCGCGTGCAGAGGGGCCGTGTAGCGGGCCCCGGCAAAGCCGCCCCGCACGAGCAACTTCCGCAGCTCTTCGGGAGGCGGTTCGCGGAGCTCGTGGGAAGGCGCGCCGAGCAGGAAATAGCGCGCGGCATCGTACCAGAGCCCCGACTCGGTGCGGACGACACGATGCCCGATGGCGGAAAGAAAGGATGCGTACTGCTCGCTCTTCACCGCCGCGCTCCGCCTTCTTCGCACACCGAACGCTGGAGGACGACCGAAAGCCCGATGAACCAGTGGAAGATGATCACGCGCCAGAGGTCGCCGACCAGGGAGAAAGCGAGAAAGACCACGAAGCCCGTACGCAGCGTTCGCACGGTCCAGAGAAAGAGCCACGCATCTCGAACGGCCCTGGCTTCGACGGCTCGCTCCGCTTCGTTGTAATTTCGCAACGTTCTCGCGAACAGCACGAGGTAGAGCACGAGCGACAGGATCCCTCCTTCGGCCAGCGCGGCCAGGTAGGAACTGTGCGGGGGGGCCACGTACCGGGCCGGGTCGCGCAGGTACCGGACGACTTCCCAGTTGCCGACCCCGACACCGATCAAGGGGTTCCGCTCGGCGAGGTCCAGCGCCACCTGGAGACCGTAACCCCGACGCTCGATGGACCCTCCTCCCAGGGGGTCCGCTTCCCGGCCGGTACCGGGCAGCACGGAAAGTCTCTCGAGACTGCGCTCCGGAACCAGGTTCGCGACGAGCGGGAACGCCAGAACGACGACGGTCGCTCCCGCCAGGAGCTTTTTGACCGAGACACCACCTTCGAAAAACAGGAGAAGTCCCGCGAGCGCGAGACCCGCCACGCCACTGCGGGACGCCGTCATGAAGACGGCCAGAACCAAGAGCGGCGTGAGGACCAGAGCCGAAACTCCGGTCGGAAAACCCGGCCTCGACTGCCACAGGTAACGCAGCGCCAGGATCGCGATGATGCAGAACAAGGCGAGTCGATTGGGGTTCCCTGCGGCGGCTACGAAAAGACCCCAGTTGGCGCGATACCCGGCGAATCCTTCGCCCCCGAGGACCCGCACGATCCCCGCGAGACCGCTCGCCACGAAAAGAACGATCGCGAGGACGAAAGCCGCGTACGCGTAACGCCGGTCGCGGACGAAGGCGACGAAAAGAACGAAAAAGGCGAACCGCCCGAACAGGATGTCGGCGGGGTCCTGCCCCCGTCGCTCGAGCTCCCCGACGAGCGAACGCGTGAGCTCGTCGAAGGGATTGAGGAACCGGGAGAAGAGCCCGATCCCCGTGATGGCACCCAGAAGAAGCACCTCGGGCCTTTTCAGGTACGACCAGTCGCCGGTCCGGGCCGACCGGTAGAAAAGAACGAGGGCCAGGAGCCCGCCGAGGGCGTTGTTGAGGCTCACGGGGCCCGCGTTCACGAGCCACGGCGGGTAGGTGTAGAGAAAGGACGAGAGAAGAAAGAGAACACCCAGCTCGGGACGCGAGAGAACGAGAGCGAGGCCGGCGAGCCCGACGACGAGAACCGCCGAAAGCTCGATCCCCAACGTCCACTGGAGCCCGGCGACCACGAGGCCCAGGCCGACCGCCAGGAGGGGGAGCGTCGTCTCCTCACGAGGGCGCGTGGCCACGGTCGCCATCGACGAACCTCAGAGCAGGACTTCGAGGAAGGCGGGAATGTACGTCCGCTTGCGGTTCAACACGGCTCCGAGAAGCCTCGCCCCCACTCTTTCCAGCTGGCGCTTGGCCGCGTCGGCTTCCGCGACCGGTGTCCGGTCGGCCTCCACGACCAGAATGACGCCGTCCGCCTTGGGCGCCAGGAGGGAAGTGTCCGCGTAGAGGTTCACCGGAGCGCCGTCGATCACGACGAAATCGAACCGCCCCCGCAACTTCCCCACCAGATCCCCGAGCACTTCCAGGTCGTCCGGCCGCGGAGCCGCCTCCAGGCTCCCACCCACGGGCAGGACGGAGAATCCCAGTCCCTCGACTCGCACGGTGGCCCTTTCCTCGTCCCCGTCGCCGGCGAGCAAACGGGCGAAGCCACAGTCCGGCGGCAGCGCCAGCGTGCGATGCAGGGCGGGAGTCCGAAGGTTGGCCTCGACGAGCAGCACGCGCGAGTCCTTCTCTTTTCCCAGGGCCCGCGCGAGTCCGAGCGAAACGGTGGTCGCGCCCTCTCCGTGGCCCGGGCTCGTCACGAGGATGGTCCGCACGCCCGTGAGTCCCGCCGCCGTCAGCAGATTCGCCCGCAGCTTCCGGTATTCTTCCTCGACCGCGGGAAGTTTCGGCGGCGACGCCGGCGAGATCCGAGGGAGCGCGGGGGATCGGCTCTGTTCCCGCTCCTGCTCGGCCTTTTTCAGCGCCTCGTAAATCTTGCTCACGGAGTCCGCCTTTCTCAGGCCTCGCCCACCTCGGGGAGCGAACCGAGCGCGGGGAGCCCGAGAAACCGTTCCACGTCGCGTTCGCTACGGATCGTCCGCCCGAAGTACTCCACGCCGAACGTCCCCGCAGCCGCCACCACCAGCCCCGAAAGCAGCGCCACCAGCGTCGATGCCTGCCGCCGTCCGGTCCTCGGAAGCGGCAGCGCGGGCCGCTGCACGACCTCGACGTTCACCATCTTTTCCTGGTCCATCGCCTCGGAAACCCGGGCCTCTTCCTCCCGCTTGATGTAAAGTTCGTACGTGTTCCGCCAGTTCCTGACCTCCTGCAGCAGGCGGTCGTACTCGAGGCTCTTCGCTTTCAGGCGAACGAGCTGTCGGTTCAGCCGGCTCAACTGCTCTTCCAGGGATGCCCGCCGAGCCCTCGCCTCCTGAAGTTTTCCTTGAAGTTCGAGGAGCTCCCGCACCCGGTCGTCCCGGACGGGATTGCGCCGCAAAATCTGCCGGCCGGGTACCGTGGGCTTTTTCGCGAGTTCCTGCTCGAGCTCGTTTCCGAGGTCGCGAATTTCCGCCGTCGCGTCGCGCACGTGTCGTTCCTTCTCCGTGTACTTCCGCAAGAGAGCGATACGGTCGGCCTTCCGAACGGCCAGCTGCTCGGTCAACGCCTCGACGACCGGGTTGACCTCCACGTACTCGTACCACTTGACATCCGGCGGTTCCGAGGCCACCTGCCGCTCGGTCGTGCGGAGCCGTTCCTCGAGACCGCTGATGGCCGCGCGGACCTCGCGGAGCTCTTGCTCGGTTTTCGAAATGGAAAGGACGGCGGCCTGGATCTCCGCCTCCGGGTCGACGATGCCCTCGCGGACGGAAAACTCGCGCAGGGCCCTTTCGGCTCGAGCCAGGCTGTCTTGCAGGCTGCGCCGCTGCTCTTCGTAGAAGCGGGCGAGGCCTTTCGCACCGTGGACGAGCGCGTGGTAGGCCAGATACTCGTCGACGACGCGATTGACGACCAGCGCCGCCTGCCTCGCCTTGGGGTGATAGTAGTCGATCTGGATGACGTTCGAGTTGCGGATCGGCGTCACCTGCAGGCTGTCGGCGAGCCGCAGCACCTGCCGGCCGAGCACCCCGCGGCTTTTGTCCTGGTCTCCGCCGTTTTCCGTGCGCGCGCGAACCCGACGTACGGCACCGTTCCCGTTGAGCTTCTCGACGACCCGCTCGAGCAGTTCCCGGCTCCGGATGATGTGGACCTCGGAGTTGACGACCGATTCGTTCAGGTTGATCGTCGTAAGCCGGGTCAAATCCGTCGGCTGGATGGTGATATCCGCCCGCTGCGTGGTGATGAGAACCTTCGCCGTCGCCACGTAGAGCGGTTCCCGCAACAGCACGAGCACGAGGCCGGGAAGCGACACCAGGAGAAAGAGCGTCAAGAAAAGCCGCCAGCGTTTGAACAGGACGTGCAGGACGTCGCGGATCTGCTCCTGGAGGGCGTAGCCGTTTCCGTTTCCGTTTCCGTTTCCGTTGGGCCGAAAGCGAGAACCGTTCGCCGGTCGCCCGTTCGTCGCGTTTCCGTTGCCTGCCATCGTTCGTTCGAGTCGGGAACCCGGTGTCCCCCCGCAAATTCGGAGGCTTCAGGGCGTGAAGCCGAACCTCGGGGGAATGGGAAGAAGGTTGCGAATATAGAGTCGCACGAAGGTGGCGGCGTCTCCGATGAACGTGCGCGGAACGTAGAGGACGTCGTTGGGACCGAGAACGACCGTTTCCGGAAGGCCCCGGTCCACCACTCCGGTGAGGTCGAGCCGCACACCGCGGTAGTCGGTTTCGTCGGCGGTCACGTAAAGGACGCTGTCGACGCGCGCCGTGTCCGTGAAGCCCCCCCGGTCGAGGATCGCCTGCAGTGGCGTGAGGCCCGGTCTGTAAGGCACGAAGCCCGGCGCCTTCACCTCGCCACCGACGTAGACCTTCTGCTGCCCCAG
The sequence above is a segment of the Candidatus Binatia bacterium genome. Coding sequences within it:
- a CDS encoding tyrosine protein kinase, which produces MSKIYEALKKAEQEREQSRSPALPRISPASPPKLPAVEEEYRKLRANLLTAAGLTGVRTILVTSPGHGEGATTVSLGLARALGKEKDSRVLLVEANLRTPALHRTLALPPDCGFARLLAGDGDEERATVRVEGLGFSVLPVGGSLEAAPRPDDLEVLGDLVGKLRGRFDFVVIDGAPVNLYADTSLLAPKADGVILVVEADRTPVAEADAAKRQLERVGARLLGAVLNRKRTYIPAFLEVLL